The Rubricoccus marinus nucleotide sequence GGAGCGCAGCCCGGATCGGGGCTCGGTTCATTTCGCCAGAGGCCTCTGGCGGAGCGGTCTTAGGCGGCGGCGTCTGCCGTCGAGAAGGCCTCGATTAGCGCGTTGTTAAAGGCCGGGAGGTCGTCCGGGTTGCGGCTCGTGATGAGCGTAAAGTTGCCGTGGGGGCAGACGACGACTTCCTCGTCGCGAACCTTGGCGCCGGCGTTCTTGAGGTCCGTGCGGATGCTCTTGAACGAGGTCATGTGGCGGTCTTCGGCGAGACCCGCCTCGATGATGAGCCACGGCGCGTGGCAGATCGCGCCGACGGGCTTGCCAGCATCGGCGAAGGCCTTGATAAAGCTCAGCGCGTCGTCGTTGATGCGAAGCTTGTCCGGGTTGATCTGGCCACCGGGGAGCACGAGGCCTTGGTAATCGCCGGCGGATGCTTCGGAGATCGTCTTGTCGACCTCGACGGACTCGCCCCAGTGGTCCTGGTCCCAGCCCTTGATAGAGCCGGAGTCAGGCGAGACAATGTGGACGGTTGCGCCCGCGTCTTCGAGAGCCTTCTTGGGCTTGGTCAACTCGACCTGCTCGAAGCCATCGGTGGCGAGAATGGCGATGCGGACGTCAGAAAGGGTAGACATGAGAGAGAGGGGAAATGGAAGGGAGTCGTGGTAGCGCCAGAGGCGCGGCGGGTTTCGCATCCCGCGGGGTCCCATTCGCAATTCATGGCGGCAGGGGCCTCTGGCGGGACTCGCACGCGCTCTCGGAGGCGAGTATTCTCTGGCCTCCACTGCCTGCACCGCTTTGTCTCGCCTGCTCACGCTCGTCGCCGTTCTCGCCCTCGCTGGTTGCTCCACCACCGCGCCCACGGTTTCGCCAGAGGCCCCGGGTGGGGCTGCCTCTGGCGAGAAGGCTGAGAAGCCCAAACCCAAAGACGGCGACCCCAAGCCGTACGACGAGGTGATCACCGAAGACGCCGTGACCGAGCGCGGCCTGTTTGACGTGCACCGCATTGGGGACAAGCTGTTCTTCGAGATCCCGGACTCACTCATGAGCCGCGAGATGCTCGCGGTCAGCCGGATCGCGCAGACGCCCGCGGACCTGAGCCCGTTTATCAACGCGGGCAGCAAGACCGCCGAGCAGGTGCTGAAGTGGGAGCGCAACGGCAACCGCGTCCTCTTGCGCAAAGCGTCCTACACGTCGGTCGCGAGTGATACCCTCGCGATTGCGCAGAGCGTGCGCGTCAACAACTTCGAGCCCGTCGTGATGGCGTTCGACGTGGCGGCGCTCTCGCCCGACAGCGCGGGCGTGGTCCTGGACGTGACGAGCCTGTACACCGACGACGTGCCCGCGATTACGGGCCTGCCGACGTCGCTGCGGACGCAGTACAAGGTGCGTCGGCTGGACCCTAAGCGCTCGTTTATCGATGAGGCGCGCGCGTTCCCGCTCAACGTCAACGTGCGTCACACGATGACCTTCGATGCTGCCGAGCCGCCCTCCAACGCCGGGACGGGGACCATCTCGATGCAGATGTACCAGAGCATGATTCTGCTTCCCGCCGAGCCGATGACACCGCGCCTGGCCGACGAGCGCGTGGGATGGTTCACGGTCTCGCAGATCGACTTCGGCAGCAACGCCCAGAAGGCCGATCAGAAGACCTACATCCGCCGCTGGCGCCTGGAGCCGACCGACCCCGAGGCCTACGCCAGAGGCGAGCTCGTGGAGCCGGTCAAGCCCATCGTGTACACGCTCGACCCCGGCACGCCGGAGCGCTGGCGCCCGTACTTCTGCATGGGCGTCGAGGACTGGAACCGCGCGTTCGAAGCCGCGGGCTTCAAGAACGCGATTCGCTGCGAGATGCCGCCGGCCCCTGGCGACAGCACGCAGTTCGATCCCGAGGACGTGCGCTTCTCGACGGTCCGCTACGTGGCGAGCGAGACGCGCAACGCGACCGGCCCAAGCGTCAGCGACCCGCGCAGTGGCGAGATCATCGAAAGCGACATCATCTGGTACCACAACCACATCCGCTCCTACCGCAACCGGCTCATGATCGAGACCGGCGCAGCCAACCCGCAGGCGCGCTCGCTGGAGATCGACGAGGAGTTGATCGGCGAGACCATGCGACAGGTGATCGCGCACGAGATCGGGCACGCGCTCGGGCTTCCGCACAACATGATCGCGTCCAGTTCCTTCCCGGTGGATAGCCTTCGCAGCCCGGCGTTCACGTCCGAGTTCGGCGTCGCGCCGACGATCATGGACTACACGCGGCAGAACTACATCGCGCAGCCCGGCGACGGCGTGACGCGCTTTGTCCGCATGGTGGGGCTGTACGACGACTACGCCATCAATTGGGGCTACCGCTGGTACCCCGGCATCACTTCGCCAGAGGCCGAGACGGCGCGCTTGGACGCGCTGATCGCGGAAAAAGAAGGCGACCCGATGTACCGCTTCTCGACGGGCTCCGGTGGCTACAACCCGGACGCACAAACCGAGGACATGGGCAACGATCCCGTCGCCGCCAGCGGCTACGCGGTCGCAAACCTCAAGCGCGTCGTGCCCAACCTGATCGAGTGGACGAGCACGCCCGGCGAGGGCTACGACGACCTGGGCGAGATCTACGGCGAGCTTCAGGGCATGTACGCCCGTTACATGGGCCACGTGGTCACCGTCCTGGGTGGCGTCCGCGTGACGCCAAAATCGACGGACCAGGCTGGCGTCGTGTACGAGCCCGTGCCACGCGCCGAGCAGGAGCGCGCGCTGGACTTCCTCGCGCAGAACGTGTTCGAGACGCCCGAGTGGCTCCTGGACCGCGAGATCCTGCGCCGCATCGAAGCCTCTGGCGCCGTCGACCGGATGCGCGGCATCCAGATGCGCACGCTGGACGGCGTTCTCGACGCCGAACGCCTCCACCGACTCGTGGAGCGCGAGGCCATCGACGGCGGTGAGGCGTGGCCTCTGGCGGAGTACATGGACGCCGTTCGCGAAGACATCTGGAGCGAGCTCGCGCGCCAGAGGCCTGCGATCTCGACGCAGCGCCGCCACCTGCAGCGCGGCTACGTGGAGACGCTGGAAGCGCTGATGACGGAGGACGAGCGCCGTGGGACCGACCTCAGCCAGTCCGATATCCGCGCCGCCGCGCGCGCTGAGCTCAAGACCATCCGCACGCAGGCCCGCCGCGCCAGAGGCGCCGACGCCGCCACGCGCGCGCACTTGGACGACATCGCGGACCGCATCGACGACCTGCTGGAGAACGACGGCTGAGCCTCTGGCGCCAGAGGCCTGAAGCGACGGCCCCCCAGGCCGTCGCGGTTGTGCGACGGTGGAGGCGACTGATTGGGACGGGCAGGGGATATGCCGATCCTCTAGATCCACCTTCTTATCGGTCGTTTTCCATGTCCCGCCTTCGCCTCCTCGGCATCGCATTCCTCGCCTCTGGCGCCCTCACCGCCTGTGACTCTGGCGCAGACCTCGCAGATGGCGAGATCCAGAGCATCGAGACGGTTTCGGTCGTCGATTCCAGCGGCGTGGTGGGGGACCGCTACCGCGCGCTCGGTCCGGATGGCATCGCGTTCACGCCAGAGGCCTCAGTGTCGGCGAAAGGCGCACGTGTAGCCCTGGCGCCGTTGTACAACGTCGCGGCGCCGGCGGGCACGCACGCCACGCACCTCGCTCTCGATGGCGATAAGGTGACGGGCTCCTACCTCGTCCCCGGCAACCCCTTCGGCGGGGGCTATGACCTCATCGATCCGGGCGCCCCGGGGCAGTCCTCCGCGTTTACCGCCTCCTACCTGGACCTCGCGGGCGTCTACCACCGAGATGACGACCTCTTCCTCTCCGGTAGCCTCGACCTCACCCATCCTGAGACGCAGAGCCTGAGGTTTGAGTCGCTGGCCGTGTTCGCACGCGTGGACACGCGACGCAACAAGACCAAGATGGTAGAGCTGGGCTCGGACTTCGTCATGGACGTTGTGTACCCGGAGTCCGGGAACGACTTCTTCGCCGTGACGGGCTACGACGGCGGGCTCTACCGCATCCAGCGCAGCTCGCTCAACGCGCGGTTGATTGGGATGGCGACGGACCTCCGGAGCGTCGTCGTCGCGGGCGACGACGCTGACGACCTCTTGGTGCTGGACGGAGCCGGGAACGTGCGCCCCGCGAGCATCCGGAGCGGCATCGGTGAGCCCGTCCATACGGTTCGCCCGTTCCTCCACGGCGCGATCGCCAAGATGCACGCCTCTGGCGGACGCGTCTACGTCCCCAACGGGAACGAAGGGTTCGACGTCCTCGACGCCAGCGGCGCCTTCCTGACCTACTTCAAGAGCGGGGCCGTAAAGAGCGTCGCGACCTCCGGTGACCTCGTCGCCGTCGCCAACGCCGACGACGGCGTCCTGATGGCACGCTGGACGACAGGTGAGGACGGAAAGCCTGCCCTGGAGCGTCTGGGCCGCCTCGATTTCGGGGACGCGCAGGTCAACCACGTCCTGATCCACGGCTCCACCGTGTACGTCGCGGCCGGGGCAAGTGGGGTGTACGCGGTCCAGGTCTCGTTCTAGACAGCGGACGCCCAACGAAGGAATGTGGCCACGCCAGAGGCCTCTGGCGTGGCCGCGTTGCCTGTGTGCGGCTAGCCTCCCGTTCCTGCACGGTTAATCCACACCTCAGCGCGTTGGTCCCACGCGCGCGGGCGCCTATACTGTAAGGCTCCCCAGAGCACCATTCTGCGTGATTGTCGCCATTGACGGCCCAGCCGGGTCCGGCAAGAGTACTACCGCGCGGCGCGCTGCACAACGGTTGGGCGGTCTGTATCTGGACACAGGCGCGATGTTTCGAGCGATCGGACTCGCCTTCCTGGACCAGGACCAGCCGTTTACCGATGCCGCCGCCGCTGTCCTCGTGCCGTCCCTGACGGTCGAACTCGATCCCCATCCCGATACCTCGGCGCTGACGGTTCGGCTCAACGGCGACGACGTCACAGAACGGATCCGGTCGGGACCGGCCGCGCAAGCGGCTTCCCGCGCGGCCTCGTTGGGCCCGGTCCGGGACGCCATGCTGCGCTCGCAGCGCGCCGTCGCCGCCGATTGGACCTCGCACGGCCGCGCCGTGGTCGCCGAAGGGAGGGACATGGGCAGCGTCGTTTTTCCCGACGCCCCGGTCAAGTTCTTTTTGATCGCTGACATCGAGGCCCGCGCCCAGCGCCGCGCTGCCGATCTCGCCGCCAGAGGCGAAACCGCAGACGTGGACCAGGTGCGCGCGGAGATCGCCGAGCGCGATCGCCGGGACCAGAACCGCGCCCTCGCCCCGCTCCAGGCCGCGCCAGACGCCATCGTGCTCGACACGACCGCGCTGACGCCCGAGGAGCAGGTCGAGCGCGTCGTCCAGACCGTCCGCACCGTCCAGAAGGCCCAGGCCTCTGGCGAGACGGACGCCGACGCCTCGTCGTAGAGTTTTTCTCACCAGACCCCGACGGGACCGCGCGCGAGCCGCGCCCGAGCGGATTTCTCACTTTTAGACCCCCACCGGCTGCCGCCTGCCGCATCGCCTCCGTTCACCAACCCCGGAGAGCAGGCCCACCGACTCCATCTATATGGCTGACGACAAGACCACACCCGTCGAGGAGACCTCCGAGACGACCACTCCCGAGAACGAGGCGCCCGCCACCGCTCCCGAGGAGACGCCCGCCGCCTCTGGCGACGGCGCGACCGCAGACGCGCCAGAGGCCGCCGGCGAGGAGAGCCTGATCGAGCGCGCCACCGGCGCCGCCAAGAAGGCCGCCGCTGCCGCTGCCGACGCCGTCGAGGACGCCGCTGAAGCGGTAAGCAAGACGGCCAAGTCCGTCGCAGACCGCGTCGAGCACGCGGTTGAGGACACCGTGGAGCGCGTGCGTGGCGAGAAGCCCGCTGCATCAGCGGCCTCTGGCGATGGTGCCAACGCGCCCATCACCGGCTACACCGGCCTCAACCTCGGCCGCACGATCACGCTCGACGAGCTCAACAGCATGGACTCCGGCGCCAGCGGCGACGGCGTGCAGCTGAGCGACAACGACTTCATCTCCATGGTCGACAGCTCGATGAGCGACGTCGACGAGCACTCGCTCACGACCGGAACGGTCGTCGGGATGACGGACAAGGAGATCGTCGTCGACATCGGCTTCAAGTCCGATGGCGTCGTCGCGAAGAACGAGTTCAACGAGGTCCCCGAGATCGGCGAGGAGATCCAGGTCTACGTCGAGTGGCTGGAGGACCGTCGCGGTCAGCTCAGCCTCTCGCGCAACAAGGCCATCGACCGGATGCGCTGGGACATCATCGAGGAGGCCCACGAGAACGGGACCGTCCTCGAGGGTGAGATCGTCAAGCGCATCAAGGGCGGCATGATCGTCAACCTGCTCGGCTCGGAGGCCTTCCTCCCGGGCTCCCAGGTCGACGTGCGCCCCGTCCGCGATTTCGAGGCGTACCTCGGGAAGACGATGGAGTTCAAGGTGGTCAAGACGAACCCCCAGAACGGCAACGTCGTCATCTCGCACAAGGCCCTCGTTGAGAAGGACCTCATGGAGCAGCGCAAGCTGATCCTGGACTCGCTCGAAGTCGGACAGGTGCTCGAGGGCACGGTCAAGAACATCGTCAACTTCGGCGCCTTCGTCGACCTCGGCGGCGTCGACGGCCTGCTCCACATCACCGACATCTCGTGGGGCCGCGTCGGCCACCCGAGCGAGGTGCTGGAGCTCGACCAGAAGATCAAGATCGTGGTCCTGGACTACGACAAGGAGCGCCAGCGCATCTCGCTGGGCTACAAGCAGCTCCTCGGACACCCGTGGGACAACATCCACGAGCGTCTCACCGAGGGCATGGAGCTCGACGGCAAGGTGGTCTCCATCACCGACTACGGCGCCTTCGTGGAGCTGGAGCGCGGTATCGAGGGCCTCGTCCACATCTCCGAGATGTCGTGGACGGAGCACGTCAAGCACCCCACCCAGCGGGTCCAGCTTGGTCAGGCCGTCCAGGTCAAGATTCTCAAGATCGACGACGACGACAAGAAGATCAGCCTCGGCATGAAGCAGCTGGAGCCCGACCCGTGGGAGGGCCTCCTGTCTCGCTTCCCCGTCGGCACGGTCACGCGTGGCAAGGTGCGCAACATCACCACCTTCGGCGCCTTCGTGGAGCTGGAGCCCGGCATCGACGGCCTCGTGCACGTCTCCGACCTGAGCTGGACGCGCCGCGTCAAGCACCCGTCTGAGGTGGTCAAGAAGGGCCAGGAGCTGGATGTCATCGTGATCGACATCGACGTGGCGAACCGCCGCATCTCGCTCGGCCACAAGCAGGTGTCCACCGATCCGTGGAGCCAGTACGCCGACGTGTACGCCGAGGGCTCCGGGACGACCGGAACCGTCACGGACACCAACGCCGGTGGCGTTGTCGTCGAGCTCCCGCTCGGCGCCGAAGCGTTCATCCCGGCCTCGCACCTGGCCCGCCAGGGCAACCCGGGCGACGCCTACGCCGCTGGCGACGAGCTGGAGCTGACGGTGATCCGCCTCGACCGTGAGGATCGCGAAATCGTGTGCTCTGAGACGGCCCAGCGCCGTGCCGCCGAGCGTGCCGAGCAGCACGCCGAGCGGATGGAGAAGACGAAGAAGATCCAGGAAG carries:
- the rpsA gene encoding 30S ribosomal protein S1; the encoded protein is MADDKTTPVEETSETTTPENEAPATAPEETPAASGDGATADAPEAAGEESLIERATGAAKKAAAAAADAVEDAAEAVSKTAKSVADRVEHAVEDTVERVRGEKPAASAASGDGANAPITGYTGLNLGRTITLDELNSMDSGASGDGVQLSDNDFISMVDSSMSDVDEHSLTTGTVVGMTDKEIVVDIGFKSDGVVAKNEFNEVPEIGEEIQVYVEWLEDRRGQLSLSRNKAIDRMRWDIIEEAHENGTVLEGEIVKRIKGGMIVNLLGSEAFLPGSQVDVRPVRDFEAYLGKTMEFKVVKTNPQNGNVVISHKALVEKDLMEQRKLILDSLEVGQVLEGTVKNIVNFGAFVDLGGVDGLLHITDISWGRVGHPSEVLELDQKIKIVVLDYDKERQRISLGYKQLLGHPWDNIHERLTEGMELDGKVVSITDYGAFVELERGIEGLVHISEMSWTEHVKHPTQRVQLGQAVQVKILKIDDDDKKISLGMKQLEPDPWEGLLSRFPVGTVTRGKVRNITTFGAFVELEPGIDGLVHVSDLSWTRRVKHPSEVVKKGQELDVIVIDIDVANRRISLGHKQVSTDPWSQYADVYAEGSGTTGTVTDTNAGGVVVELPLGAEAFIPASHLARQGNPGDAYAAGDELELTVIRLDREDREIVCSETAQRRAAERAEQHAERMEKTKKIQEERRAVSNYQRAASGPATLGELSGLAALRAQMEEAEASGEPSESESKAVEAEQPEEGELTPTVSSAASDLEGSVGTGNRSEDEPTIGEEATAQRPQEQGATPTSEKSQAAVKSGDLQTEGVAGEVEAAVEDETPNTADAKTDIDRVNSTEESPEVPDVLSKTTSDIVGDANDEAGESAEMGKADVTVKGDDAEDVADKAE
- the cmk gene encoding (d)CMP kinase; the encoded protein is MIVAIDGPAGSGKSTTARRAAQRLGGLYLDTGAMFRAIGLAFLDQDQPFTDAAAAVLVPSLTVELDPHPDTSALTVRLNGDDVTERIRSGPAAQAASRAASLGPVRDAMLRSQRAVAADWTSHGRAVVAEGRDMGSVVFPDAPVKFFLIADIEARAQRRAADLAARGETADVDQVRAEIAERDRRDQNRALAPLQAAPDAIVLDTTALTPEEQVERVVQTVRTVQKAQASGETDADASS
- a CDS encoding type 1 glutamine amidotransferase domain-containing protein; its protein translation is MSTLSDVRIAILATDGFEQVELTKPKKALEDAGATVHIVSPDSGSIKGWDQDHWGESVEVDKTISEASAGDYQGLVLPGGQINPDKLRINDDALSFIKAFADAGKPVGAICHAPWLIIEAGLAEDRHMTSFKSIRTDLKNAGAKVRDEEVVVCPHGNFTLITSRNPDDLPAFNNALIEAFSTADAAA
- a CDS encoding zinc-dependent metalloprotease, giving the protein MSRLLTLVAVLALAGCSTTAPTVSPEAPGGAASGEKAEKPKPKDGDPKPYDEVITEDAVTERGLFDVHRIGDKLFFEIPDSLMSREMLAVSRIAQTPADLSPFINAGSKTAEQVLKWERNGNRVLLRKASYTSVASDTLAIAQSVRVNNFEPVVMAFDVAALSPDSAGVVLDVTSLYTDDVPAITGLPTSLRTQYKVRRLDPKRSFIDEARAFPLNVNVRHTMTFDAAEPPSNAGTGTISMQMYQSMILLPAEPMTPRLADERVGWFTVSQIDFGSNAQKADQKTYIRRWRLEPTDPEAYARGELVEPVKPIVYTLDPGTPERWRPYFCMGVEDWNRAFEAAGFKNAIRCEMPPAPGDSTQFDPEDVRFSTVRYVASETRNATGPSVSDPRSGEIIESDIIWYHNHIRSYRNRLMIETGAANPQARSLEIDEELIGETMRQVIAHEIGHALGLPHNMIASSSFPVDSLRSPAFTSEFGVAPTIMDYTRQNYIAQPGDGVTRFVRMVGLYDDYAINWGYRWYPGITSPEAETARLDALIAEKEGDPMYRFSTGSGGYNPDAQTEDMGNDPVAASGYAVANLKRVVPNLIEWTSTPGEGYDDLGEIYGELQGMYARYMGHVVTVLGGVRVTPKSTDQAGVVYEPVPRAEQERALDFLAQNVFETPEWLLDREILRRIEASGAVDRMRGIQMRTLDGVLDAERLHRLVEREAIDGGEAWPLAEYMDAVREDIWSELARQRPAISTQRRHLQRGYVETLEALMTEDERRGTDLSQSDIRAAARAELKTIRTQARRARGADAATRAHLDDIADRIDDLLENDG